From one Melospiza melodia melodia isolate bMelMel2 chromosome 6, bMelMel2.pri, whole genome shotgun sequence genomic stretch:
- the DGKZ gene encoding diacylglycerol kinase zeta isoform X2: MAEGPGSWRDFSPARNDAELARGATGNFQGAADTESTGREQHLGLRSMDPAWEEMRGAVAVAEVEEQFLHLAIRKQVSYRKAIAKSSLQHMVAQPNPALAMRSDSERQIRSTVDWSEAAVYGEHIWFETNVSGDFCYVGEQNCMAKLLQKPLSRRKCAACKIVVHTPCIEQLEKINFRCKPSFRESGSRNIREPIVVRHHWVHRRRQEGKCRQCGKGFQQKFAFHSKEIVAISCSWCKQAYHSKVSCFMLQHIEEPCSLGAHAAVVVPPTWILRVRRPQNPLKSSKKKKRTSFKRKSSKKGAEEGRWKPFVIKPMPAPLMKPLLVFVNPKSGGNQGAKIIQSFMWYLNPRQVFDLSQGGPKEALELYRKVHNLRILACGGDGTVGWILSILDQLRINPPPPVAILPLGTGNDLARTLNWGGGYTDEPLSKILSHVEDGNIVQLDRWNLHVEPNPDTNPEEKDEAAADKLPLDVFNNYFSLGFDARVTLEFHESREANPEKFNSRFRNKMFYAGTAFSDFLTGSSKDLAKHVRLVCDGIDLTSKIQDLKPQCLVFLNIPRYCAGTMPWGNPGEHHDFEPQRHDDGCIEVIGFTMTSLAALQVGGHGERLCQCRQVVLTTSKAIPMQVDGEPCKLAASCIHISLRNQANMLQKTKRRNSMPLLNDQQPVPERLRIRVSRISMRDYEALNYDKEKLKEASVPLGIIVVPGDSDLELCRTQIEKLQEDFPAQPSALERLLFQEGDGAKPKTVSFQRLSPKWCFLDSTTADRFYRIDRAQEHLNYVTEISQDELYVLDPELVVTQTVSTSPAMPDLVDSSATPPGHHFAFPSCSSSPSSSPAPSAEPEHCLPHKDDLLIEAAKSGNFSKFQELHQAGRDLMVRDSSGQTVLHHAVKSGSKDIVKYIIENAPSEILDATEEENGETSLHQAAALRQRTICHYIVEAGASLMKTDLQGDTPKHRAEKANDPDLAAYLENRQHYQMIQREDQETAV; the protein is encoded by the exons GAAAGCTATTGCTAAATCCAGCCTCCAACACATGGTagcccagccaaacccagcactaGCCATGAGGAGCGACTCGGAGAGGCAGATACGCAGCACTGTGGATTGGAGC GAGGCTGCGGTCTATGGGGAGCACATCTGGTTTGAGACCAATGTCTCTGGGGACTTTTGCTACGTTGGGGAACAGAACTGCATGGCAAAGCTTCTG CAAAAACCTCTCTCCAGGCGCAAGTGTGCAGCCTGCAAGATCGTAGTGCATACACCCTGCATCGAACAGCTGGAGAAA ATAAATTTCCGCTGCAAGCCTTCCTTCAGGGAGTCAGGATCCCGGAACATACGGGAG CCCATTGTTGTCCGACATCACTGGGTGCACCGGAGGCGGCAGGAAGGGAAGTGCCGGCAGTGTGGCAAG GGTTTTCAGCAGAAGTTTGCCTTCCACAGCAAAGAGATTGTGGCCATCAGCTGTTCCTGGTGCAAACAAGCG TATCACAGCAAAGTATCGTGTTTCATGCTGCAACACATTGAAGAGCCCTGCTCACTGGGGGCTCACGCTGCTGTCGTCGTTCCTCCCACCTGGATTCTGCGGGTCCGGCGGCCCCAG AATCCGCTGAAATCTagtaaaaaaaagaagaggaCATCATTCAAGCGGAAATCCAGCAAAAAGGGGGCCGAG gaagggaggtggaaACCCTTTGTCATCAAGCCCATGCCAGCTCCTCTCATGAAGCCCTTGCTGGTGTTTGTGAACCCCAAGAGtggtgggaatcag GGAGCCAAGATCATCCAGTCCTTCATGTGGTATCTCAACCCACGGCAGGTTTTTGACCTCAGCCAGGGTGGACCCAAGGAGGC gtTGGAGCTGTACCGCAAAGTCCACAACCTCCGGATCCTGGCGTGCGGGGGAGATGGCACG GTGGGCTGGATACTCTCCATTCTGGACCAGTTACGCATCAACCCACCTCCTCCTGTGGCCATCCTACCTTTGGGGACAGGGAACGACTTGGCCAGAACACTGAACTGGGGTGGG GGTTACACAGATGAGCCTCTGTCCAAGATCCTATCACACGTTGAAGATGGGAACATAGTACAGCTTGATCGCTGGAACCTCCATGTGGAGCCAAACCCTGACACAAACCCTGAGGAAAAGGATGAGGCAGCTGCTGACAAG CTCCCTTTGGATGTCTTTAATAATTACTTCAGCCTTGGCTTTGACGCACGGGTGACGCTGGAGTTCCACGAATCTCGAG AGGCCAACCCAGAGAAGTTCAACAGCCGGTTTCGGAATAAAATGTTCTATGCTGGG ACGGCCTTCTCCGACTTCCTCACTGGGAGCTCCAAAGACTTGGCGAAGCATGTCAGGCTGGTT TGTGATGGGATAGACCTGACCTCCAAGATTCAGGACCTGAAGCCCCAGTGCCTGGTCTTCCTTAACATCCCAAG GTACTGTGCAGGCACCATGCCGTGGGGCAACCCTGGGGAGCACCATGACTTCGAGCCCCAGCGCCATGATGATGGCTGCATTGAAGTTATCGGCTTCACCATGACGTCACTG GCTGCCTTGCAAGTCGGTGGCCATGGGGAGCGGCTCTGTCAGTGCCGGCAGGTGGTTCTCACCACATCCAAGGCCATCCCCATGCAGGTAGATGGAGAGCCCTGCAAGCTGGCAGCTTCCTGCATCCACATCTCTCTGCGCAACCAAGCCAACATGCTGCAGAAGACCAAGCGGCGCAACTCCATGCCTCTGCTCAATGA CCAGCAGCCAGTGCCCGAGCGGCTGCGGATCCGGGTGAGCCGCATCAGCATGCGCGACTATGAGGCACTGAACTATGACAAGGAAAAGCTCAAGGAAGCCT CTGTGCCACTGGGGATCATCGTGGTTCCAGGAGACAGTGACCTGGAGTTGTGCCGGACTCAGATTGAGAAGCTACAAGAG gatttccctgcacagccctctgcTTTAGAGCGCCTGCTCTTCCAG GAGGGAGATGGAGCCAAGCCGAAGACAGTGTCATTCCAGAGGCTGTCACCCAAGTGGTGCTTCCTGGACT CAACCACGGCCGATCGCTTCTACAGGATAGACCGCGCacag GAACACCTAAACTATGTGACAGAGATCTCTCAGGATGAGCTCTATGTCTTGGACCCAGAGCTAGTGGTCACTCAGACTGTGAGCACTTCTCCTGCCATGCCTGACCTCGTGGACTCATCTGCCACACCCCCTGGGCACCATTTTGcatttccttcctgttcctcctctCCATCCTCCTCTCCTGCCCCCAG CGCTGAGCCTGAGCACTGCCTTCCACATAAAG ATGACCTTCTGATAGAAGCTGCCAAGAGTGGCAACTTCAGCAAG TTCCAAGAGCTGCACCAAGCTGGAAGAGACCTGATGGTGCGAGATTCCTCGGGCCAGACTGTCCTCCACCATGCTGTCAAATCAGGAAGCAAGGACATCGTCAAATACATCATCGAGAATG ctcCTTCAGAGATCCTTGATGCCACAGAGGAGGAGAA TGGTGAAACCAGCTTGCACCAGGCTGCAGCCTTACGCCAGCGCACTATCTGCCACTACATCGTGGAGGCTGGGGCCTCGCTCATGAAGACAGACCTGCAG GGAGACACCCCGAAGCACCGTGCTGAGAAGGCCAATGACCCCGACTTAGCTGCCTACCTCGAGAACCGACAGCACTACCAGATGATCCAGCGGGAGGACCAGGAGACAGCTGTGTAG
- the DGKZ gene encoding diacylglycerol kinase zeta isoform X1 has translation MAEGPGSWRDFSPARNDAELARGATGNFQGAADTESTGREQHLGLRSMDPAWEEMRGAVAVAEVEEQFLHLAIRKQVSYRLHLPHKGVFPCLQGSQPSRWGSRRIKHWPAVYNHHPDAMETFFRRHFGRKGLRRSSVVAVPTGKARRRSQVGLPSASLAQCRRGSGTAAASLSCLGLVRRPGTRRRSSTTPPCLSPRFAVQKKRGGQAQAIDAQLLGPTVLLASLLPTGEEGDGAHCTDSSTSESPEDGGAAAGAEQGQHEHSAEETWLAMLPQLRPLQAGLLSRGPRCLRRASSHRLPTEALHGRAAYGLPGRYRRLSQRRRSSDAPQPGPLPSGHPRLLAQRCAGVAGTECPSATLVKGLGPEPTGHTTPDGWSPRLLKAIAKSSLQHMVAQPNPALAMRSDSERQIRSTVDWSEAAVYGEHIWFETNVSGDFCYVGEQNCMAKLLQKPLSRRKCAACKIVVHTPCIEQLEKINFRCKPSFRESGSRNIREPIVVRHHWVHRRRQEGKCRQCGKGFQQKFAFHSKEIVAISCSWCKQAYHSKVSCFMLQHIEEPCSLGAHAAVVVPPTWILRVRRPQNPLKSSKKKKRTSFKRKSSKKGAEEGRWKPFVIKPMPAPLMKPLLVFVNPKSGGNQGAKIIQSFMWYLNPRQVFDLSQGGPKEALELYRKVHNLRILACGGDGTVGWILSILDQLRINPPPPVAILPLGTGNDLARTLNWGGGYTDEPLSKILSHVEDGNIVQLDRWNLHVEPNPDTNPEEKDEAAADKLPLDVFNNYFSLGFDARVTLEFHESREANPEKFNSRFRNKMFYAGTAFSDFLTGSSKDLAKHVRLVCDGIDLTSKIQDLKPQCLVFLNIPRYCAGTMPWGNPGEHHDFEPQRHDDGCIEVIGFTMTSLAALQVGGHGERLCQCRQVVLTTSKAIPMQVDGEPCKLAASCIHISLRNQANMLQKTKRRNSMPLLNDQQPVPERLRIRVSRISMRDYEALNYDKEKLKEASVPLGIIVVPGDSDLELCRTQIEKLQEDFPAQPSALERLLFQEGDGAKPKTVSFQRLSPKWCFLDSTTADRFYRIDRAQEHLNYVTEISQDELYVLDPELVVTQTVSTSPAMPDLVDSSATPPGHHFAFPSCSSSPSSSPAPSAEPEHCLPHKDDLLIEAAKSGNFSKFQELHQAGRDLMVRDSSGQTVLHHAVKSGSKDIVKYIIENAPSEILDATEEENGETSLHQAAALRQRTICHYIVEAGASLMKTDLQGDTPKHRAEKANDPDLAAYLENRQHYQMIQREDQETAV, from the exons CCACCATCCGGATGCAATGGAAACCTTTTTCAGGCGGCACTTTGGGCGGAAGGGGCTGCGGCGCAGCAGCGTGGTGGCTGTGCCCACGGGCAAGGCCAGGCGGCGCTCCCAGGTGGGGCTGCCCTCCGCCTCGCTGGCCCAGTGCCGCCGCGGCTCAGGCACCGCAGCGGCGTCCctctcctgcctggggctggtCCGGCGTCCCGGCACGCGTCGCCGCTCCAGCACCACGCCGCCCTGCCTCAGCCCCAGGTTTGCCGTGCAGAAGAAGCGCGGAGGCCAGGCACAAGCCATTGATGCCCAGCTGCTGGGTCCCACTGTCCTCCTGGCCAGCCTCCTTCCCACGGGGGAGGAGGGGGACGGGGCTCACTGCACTGACAGCTCCACATCTGAGTCTCCAGAGGACGgtggtgcagcagcaggagctgagcagggccAGCACGAGCACAGCGCTGAGGAGACGTGGTTGGCCATGCTGCCCCAGCTGCGGccgctgcaggcagggctgctgtcGCGGGGCCCCCGCTGCCTGCGGCGCGCCTCCTCCCACCGCCTGCCCACCGAAGCCCTGCACGGCCGGGCTGCCTACGGCCTGCCAGGCCGCTACCGCCGCCTCAGCCAGCGCCGGCGCTCCAGCGATGCCCCTCAGCCTGGGCCGCTCCCCTCTGGCCACccccggctgctggcccagcGCTGTGCAGGAGTGGCTGGAACCGAGTGCCCCTCTGCCACCCTCGTCAAGGGTTTGGGACCGGAGCCCACCGGCCACACCACCCCGGACGGCTGGAGCCCCCGGCTGCT GAAAGCTATTGCTAAATCCAGCCTCCAACACATGGTagcccagccaaacccagcactaGCCATGAGGAGCGACTCGGAGAGGCAGATACGCAGCACTGTGGATTGGAGC GAGGCTGCGGTCTATGGGGAGCACATCTGGTTTGAGACCAATGTCTCTGGGGACTTTTGCTACGTTGGGGAACAGAACTGCATGGCAAAGCTTCTG CAAAAACCTCTCTCCAGGCGCAAGTGTGCAGCCTGCAAGATCGTAGTGCATACACCCTGCATCGAACAGCTGGAGAAA ATAAATTTCCGCTGCAAGCCTTCCTTCAGGGAGTCAGGATCCCGGAACATACGGGAG CCCATTGTTGTCCGACATCACTGGGTGCACCGGAGGCGGCAGGAAGGGAAGTGCCGGCAGTGTGGCAAG GGTTTTCAGCAGAAGTTTGCCTTCCACAGCAAAGAGATTGTGGCCATCAGCTGTTCCTGGTGCAAACAAGCG TATCACAGCAAAGTATCGTGTTTCATGCTGCAACACATTGAAGAGCCCTGCTCACTGGGGGCTCACGCTGCTGTCGTCGTTCCTCCCACCTGGATTCTGCGGGTCCGGCGGCCCCAG AATCCGCTGAAATCTagtaaaaaaaagaagaggaCATCATTCAAGCGGAAATCCAGCAAAAAGGGGGCCGAG gaagggaggtggaaACCCTTTGTCATCAAGCCCATGCCAGCTCCTCTCATGAAGCCCTTGCTGGTGTTTGTGAACCCCAAGAGtggtgggaatcag GGAGCCAAGATCATCCAGTCCTTCATGTGGTATCTCAACCCACGGCAGGTTTTTGACCTCAGCCAGGGTGGACCCAAGGAGGC gtTGGAGCTGTACCGCAAAGTCCACAACCTCCGGATCCTGGCGTGCGGGGGAGATGGCACG GTGGGCTGGATACTCTCCATTCTGGACCAGTTACGCATCAACCCACCTCCTCCTGTGGCCATCCTACCTTTGGGGACAGGGAACGACTTGGCCAGAACACTGAACTGGGGTGGG GGTTACACAGATGAGCCTCTGTCCAAGATCCTATCACACGTTGAAGATGGGAACATAGTACAGCTTGATCGCTGGAACCTCCATGTGGAGCCAAACCCTGACACAAACCCTGAGGAAAAGGATGAGGCAGCTGCTGACAAG CTCCCTTTGGATGTCTTTAATAATTACTTCAGCCTTGGCTTTGACGCACGGGTGACGCTGGAGTTCCACGAATCTCGAG AGGCCAACCCAGAGAAGTTCAACAGCCGGTTTCGGAATAAAATGTTCTATGCTGGG ACGGCCTTCTCCGACTTCCTCACTGGGAGCTCCAAAGACTTGGCGAAGCATGTCAGGCTGGTT TGTGATGGGATAGACCTGACCTCCAAGATTCAGGACCTGAAGCCCCAGTGCCTGGTCTTCCTTAACATCCCAAG GTACTGTGCAGGCACCATGCCGTGGGGCAACCCTGGGGAGCACCATGACTTCGAGCCCCAGCGCCATGATGATGGCTGCATTGAAGTTATCGGCTTCACCATGACGTCACTG GCTGCCTTGCAAGTCGGTGGCCATGGGGAGCGGCTCTGTCAGTGCCGGCAGGTGGTTCTCACCACATCCAAGGCCATCCCCATGCAGGTAGATGGAGAGCCCTGCAAGCTGGCAGCTTCCTGCATCCACATCTCTCTGCGCAACCAAGCCAACATGCTGCAGAAGACCAAGCGGCGCAACTCCATGCCTCTGCTCAATGA CCAGCAGCCAGTGCCCGAGCGGCTGCGGATCCGGGTGAGCCGCATCAGCATGCGCGACTATGAGGCACTGAACTATGACAAGGAAAAGCTCAAGGAAGCCT CTGTGCCACTGGGGATCATCGTGGTTCCAGGAGACAGTGACCTGGAGTTGTGCCGGACTCAGATTGAGAAGCTACAAGAG gatttccctgcacagccctctgcTTTAGAGCGCCTGCTCTTCCAG GAGGGAGATGGAGCCAAGCCGAAGACAGTGTCATTCCAGAGGCTGTCACCCAAGTGGTGCTTCCTGGACT CAACCACGGCCGATCGCTTCTACAGGATAGACCGCGCacag GAACACCTAAACTATGTGACAGAGATCTCTCAGGATGAGCTCTATGTCTTGGACCCAGAGCTAGTGGTCACTCAGACTGTGAGCACTTCTCCTGCCATGCCTGACCTCGTGGACTCATCTGCCACACCCCCTGGGCACCATTTTGcatttccttcctgttcctcctctCCATCCTCCTCTCCTGCCCCCAG CGCTGAGCCTGAGCACTGCCTTCCACATAAAG ATGACCTTCTGATAGAAGCTGCCAAGAGTGGCAACTTCAGCAAG TTCCAAGAGCTGCACCAAGCTGGAAGAGACCTGATGGTGCGAGATTCCTCGGGCCAGACTGTCCTCCACCATGCTGTCAAATCAGGAAGCAAGGACATCGTCAAATACATCATCGAGAATG ctcCTTCAGAGATCCTTGATGCCACAGAGGAGGAGAA TGGTGAAACCAGCTTGCACCAGGCTGCAGCCTTACGCCAGCGCACTATCTGCCACTACATCGTGGAGGCTGGGGCCTCGCTCATGAAGACAGACCTGCAG GGAGACACCCCGAAGCACCGTGCTGAGAAGGCCAATGACCCCGACTTAGCTGCCTACCTCGAGAACCGACAGCACTACCAGATGATCCAGCGGGAGGACCAGGAGACAGCTGTGTAG
- the DGKZ gene encoding diacylglycerol kinase zeta isoform X4, translating to MLRQMWRHRSWDVPQSPPGDVDIRKAIAKSSLQHMVAQPNPALAMRSDSERQIRSTVDWSEAAVYGEHIWFETNVSGDFCYVGEQNCMAKLLQKPLSRRKCAACKIVVHTPCIEQLEKINFRCKPSFRESGSRNIREPIVVRHHWVHRRRQEGKCRQCGKGFQQKFAFHSKEIVAISCSWCKQAYHSKVSCFMLQHIEEPCSLGAHAAVVVPPTWILRVRRPQNPLKSSKKKKRTSFKRKSSKKGAEEGRWKPFVIKPMPAPLMKPLLVFVNPKSGGNQGAKIIQSFMWYLNPRQVFDLSQGGPKEALELYRKVHNLRILACGGDGTVGWILSILDQLRINPPPPVAILPLGTGNDLARTLNWGGGYTDEPLSKILSHVEDGNIVQLDRWNLHVEPNPDTNPEEKDEAAADKLPLDVFNNYFSLGFDARVTLEFHESREANPEKFNSRFRNKMFYAGTAFSDFLTGSSKDLAKHVRLVCDGIDLTSKIQDLKPQCLVFLNIPRYCAGTMPWGNPGEHHDFEPQRHDDGCIEVIGFTMTSLAALQVGGHGERLCQCRQVVLTTSKAIPMQVDGEPCKLAASCIHISLRNQANMLQKTKRRNSMPLLNDQQPVPERLRIRVSRISMRDYEALNYDKEKLKEASVPLGIIVVPGDSDLELCRTQIEKLQEDFPAQPSALERLLFQEGDGAKPKTVSFQRLSPKWCFLDSTTADRFYRIDRAQEHLNYVTEISQDELYVLDPELVVTQTVSTSPAMPDLVDSSATPPGHHFAFPSCSSSPSSSPAPSAEPEHCLPHKDDLLIEAAKSGNFSKFQELHQAGRDLMVRDSSGQTVLHHAVKSGSKDIVKYIIENAPSEILDATEEENGETSLHQAAALRQRTICHYIVEAGASLMKTDLQGDTPKHRAEKANDPDLAAYLENRQHYQMIQREDQETAV from the exons GAAAGCTATTGCTAAATCCAGCCTCCAACACATGGTagcccagccaaacccagcactaGCCATGAGGAGCGACTCGGAGAGGCAGATACGCAGCACTGTGGATTGGAGC GAGGCTGCGGTCTATGGGGAGCACATCTGGTTTGAGACCAATGTCTCTGGGGACTTTTGCTACGTTGGGGAACAGAACTGCATGGCAAAGCTTCTG CAAAAACCTCTCTCCAGGCGCAAGTGTGCAGCCTGCAAGATCGTAGTGCATACACCCTGCATCGAACAGCTGGAGAAA ATAAATTTCCGCTGCAAGCCTTCCTTCAGGGAGTCAGGATCCCGGAACATACGGGAG CCCATTGTTGTCCGACATCACTGGGTGCACCGGAGGCGGCAGGAAGGGAAGTGCCGGCAGTGTGGCAAG GGTTTTCAGCAGAAGTTTGCCTTCCACAGCAAAGAGATTGTGGCCATCAGCTGTTCCTGGTGCAAACAAGCG TATCACAGCAAAGTATCGTGTTTCATGCTGCAACACATTGAAGAGCCCTGCTCACTGGGGGCTCACGCTGCTGTCGTCGTTCCTCCCACCTGGATTCTGCGGGTCCGGCGGCCCCAG AATCCGCTGAAATCTagtaaaaaaaagaagaggaCATCATTCAAGCGGAAATCCAGCAAAAAGGGGGCCGAG gaagggaggtggaaACCCTTTGTCATCAAGCCCATGCCAGCTCCTCTCATGAAGCCCTTGCTGGTGTTTGTGAACCCCAAGAGtggtgggaatcag GGAGCCAAGATCATCCAGTCCTTCATGTGGTATCTCAACCCACGGCAGGTTTTTGACCTCAGCCAGGGTGGACCCAAGGAGGC gtTGGAGCTGTACCGCAAAGTCCACAACCTCCGGATCCTGGCGTGCGGGGGAGATGGCACG GTGGGCTGGATACTCTCCATTCTGGACCAGTTACGCATCAACCCACCTCCTCCTGTGGCCATCCTACCTTTGGGGACAGGGAACGACTTGGCCAGAACACTGAACTGGGGTGGG GGTTACACAGATGAGCCTCTGTCCAAGATCCTATCACACGTTGAAGATGGGAACATAGTACAGCTTGATCGCTGGAACCTCCATGTGGAGCCAAACCCTGACACAAACCCTGAGGAAAAGGATGAGGCAGCTGCTGACAAG CTCCCTTTGGATGTCTTTAATAATTACTTCAGCCTTGGCTTTGACGCACGGGTGACGCTGGAGTTCCACGAATCTCGAG AGGCCAACCCAGAGAAGTTCAACAGCCGGTTTCGGAATAAAATGTTCTATGCTGGG ACGGCCTTCTCCGACTTCCTCACTGGGAGCTCCAAAGACTTGGCGAAGCATGTCAGGCTGGTT TGTGATGGGATAGACCTGACCTCCAAGATTCAGGACCTGAAGCCCCAGTGCCTGGTCTTCCTTAACATCCCAAG GTACTGTGCAGGCACCATGCCGTGGGGCAACCCTGGGGAGCACCATGACTTCGAGCCCCAGCGCCATGATGATGGCTGCATTGAAGTTATCGGCTTCACCATGACGTCACTG GCTGCCTTGCAAGTCGGTGGCCATGGGGAGCGGCTCTGTCAGTGCCGGCAGGTGGTTCTCACCACATCCAAGGCCATCCCCATGCAGGTAGATGGAGAGCCCTGCAAGCTGGCAGCTTCCTGCATCCACATCTCTCTGCGCAACCAAGCCAACATGCTGCAGAAGACCAAGCGGCGCAACTCCATGCCTCTGCTCAATGA CCAGCAGCCAGTGCCCGAGCGGCTGCGGATCCGGGTGAGCCGCATCAGCATGCGCGACTATGAGGCACTGAACTATGACAAGGAAAAGCTCAAGGAAGCCT CTGTGCCACTGGGGATCATCGTGGTTCCAGGAGACAGTGACCTGGAGTTGTGCCGGACTCAGATTGAGAAGCTACAAGAG gatttccctgcacagccctctgcTTTAGAGCGCCTGCTCTTCCAG GAGGGAGATGGAGCCAAGCCGAAGACAGTGTCATTCCAGAGGCTGTCACCCAAGTGGTGCTTCCTGGACT CAACCACGGCCGATCGCTTCTACAGGATAGACCGCGCacag GAACACCTAAACTATGTGACAGAGATCTCTCAGGATGAGCTCTATGTCTTGGACCCAGAGCTAGTGGTCACTCAGACTGTGAGCACTTCTCCTGCCATGCCTGACCTCGTGGACTCATCTGCCACACCCCCTGGGCACCATTTTGcatttccttcctgttcctcctctCCATCCTCCTCTCCTGCCCCCAG CGCTGAGCCTGAGCACTGCCTTCCACATAAAG ATGACCTTCTGATAGAAGCTGCCAAGAGTGGCAACTTCAGCAAG TTCCAAGAGCTGCACCAAGCTGGAAGAGACCTGATGGTGCGAGATTCCTCGGGCCAGACTGTCCTCCACCATGCTGTCAAATCAGGAAGCAAGGACATCGTCAAATACATCATCGAGAATG ctcCTTCAGAGATCCTTGATGCCACAGAGGAGGAGAA TGGTGAAACCAGCTTGCACCAGGCTGCAGCCTTACGCCAGCGCACTATCTGCCACTACATCGTGGAGGCTGGGGCCTCGCTCATGAAGACAGACCTGCAG GGAGACACCCCGAAGCACCGTGCTGAGAAGGCCAATGACCCCGACTTAGCTGCCTACCTCGAGAACCGACAGCACTACCAGATGATCCAGCGGGAGGACCAGGAGACAGCTGTGTAG